The following proteins come from a genomic window of Ictidomys tridecemlineatus isolate mIctTri1 chromosome 9, mIctTri1.hap1, whole genome shotgun sequence:
- the Tnip3 gene encoding TNFAIP3-interacting protein 3 isoform X2, translating into MSTVDSSADQAESAQSSRRKNLTDPLEQKIRCLEKQRKELLQVNQQWDQQFRNMKELYERKVAELRTRLRAAEGALGELECQRRSQSAGGAPRGPRREEERETLNEELQELKKENKLLKEKNALAMKKKEHYECEIQRLNKALQDALKIEGASSPGDRRGMCPVECSHVATRTEVEVLKQQVQIYEEDFRRERSDRERLSREKEELQRAHQASRAQLARLGSQIKVCQMEKEKLEKQLKQMQFPACTCGLAVHLRDPGVPAGPGATQDQWEHPPGPPRCALDLLPPDGQHKDNGLFSEKKPPQ; encoded by the exons ATGAGCACTGTGGACAGTTCCGCGGACCAAGCAGAG agtGCTCAATCATCAAGAAGAAAGAATTTGACAGATCCTCTTGAACAAAAGATAAGGTGCTTAGAGAAACAGAGGAAAGAG CTCCTGCAAGTCAATCAGCAGTGGGACCAGCAGTTTAGAAACATGAAGGAGTTGTATGAAAGAAAG GTGGCGGAGCTGAGGACCCGGCTGCGCGCGGCCGAGGGCGCCCTGGGCGAGCTGGAGTGCCAGCGGCGGAGCCAGAGCGCGGGTGGCGCCCCCCGGGGCCCGCGCCGGGAAGAG gAAAGGGAAACTCTAAACGAAGAATTACAGGAACTGAAGAAAGAGAATAagcttttgaaggaaaaaaatgctcTTGCGATGAAGAAGAAAGAGCATTATGAATGTGAAATACAACGCCTTAACAAG GCTCTTCAGGACGCCTTGAAAATCGAGGGCGCGTCGTCTCCTGGGGACCGGCGGGGGATGTGCCCTGTGGAGTGCAGCCACGTGGCCACGAGAACGGAAGTGGAAGTTCTCAAGCAGCAG GTACAAATCTATGAAGAAGACTTCAGAAGGGAGCGATCCGATCGGGAAAGGCTCAGTCGAGAGAAAGAAGAGCTGCAGCGCGCTCATCAGGCTTCCCGCGCCCAGCTGGCCCGGCTGGGTTCCCAG ATCAAAGTTTGtcagatggagaaagaaaaactagaaaaacaactGAAACAG ATGCAGTTCCCGGCCTGCACCTGTGGCTTGGCTGTCCACCTGCGGGACCCGGGGGTGCCAGCAGGCCCAGGCGCCACGCAGGACCAGTGGGAGCACCCA CCGGGCCCTCCAAGGTGCGCTCTGGACCTGCTTCCGCCAGACGGGCAGCACAAGGACAACG GTCTCTTCTCAGAAAAGAAGCCCCCCCAGTAG
- the Tnip3 gene encoding TNFAIP3-interacting protein 3 isoform X1, translating into MSTVDSSADQAESAQSSRRKNLTDPLEQKIRCLEKQRKELLQVNQQWDQQFRNMKELYERKVAELRTRLRAAEGALGELECQRRSQSAGGAPRGPRREEERETLNEELQELKKENKLLKEKNALAMKKKEHYECEIQRLNKALQDALKIEGASSPGDRRGMCPVECSHVATRTEVEVLKQQVQIYEEDFRRERSDRERLSREKEELQRAHQASRAQLARLGSQIKVCQMEKEKLEKQLKQMQFPACTCGLAVHLRDPGVPAGPGATQDQWEHPVSSQKRSPPSRSSPLQNTGAGGPGQGAGVSSPLLHPISSTAQLGPDPTGSDRGKVSGHRDPDVPEGPVSQQPDPVPPQDSWSR; encoded by the exons ATGAGCACTGTGGACAGTTCCGCGGACCAAGCAGAG agtGCTCAATCATCAAGAAGAAAGAATTTGACAGATCCTCTTGAACAAAAGATAAGGTGCTTAGAGAAACAGAGGAAAGAG CTCCTGCAAGTCAATCAGCAGTGGGACCAGCAGTTTAGAAACATGAAGGAGTTGTATGAAAGAAAG GTGGCGGAGCTGAGGACCCGGCTGCGCGCGGCCGAGGGCGCCCTGGGCGAGCTGGAGTGCCAGCGGCGGAGCCAGAGCGCGGGTGGCGCCCCCCGGGGCCCGCGCCGGGAAGAG gAAAGGGAAACTCTAAACGAAGAATTACAGGAACTGAAGAAAGAGAATAagcttttgaaggaaaaaaatgctcTTGCGATGAAGAAGAAAGAGCATTATGAATGTGAAATACAACGCCTTAACAAG GCTCTTCAGGACGCCTTGAAAATCGAGGGCGCGTCGTCTCCTGGGGACCGGCGGGGGATGTGCCCTGTGGAGTGCAGCCACGTGGCCACGAGAACGGAAGTGGAAGTTCTCAAGCAGCAG GTACAAATCTATGAAGAAGACTTCAGAAGGGAGCGATCCGATCGGGAAAGGCTCAGTCGAGAGAAAGAAGAGCTGCAGCGCGCTCATCAGGCTTCCCGCGCCCAGCTGGCCCGGCTGGGTTCCCAG ATCAAAGTTTGtcagatggagaaagaaaaactagaaaaacaactGAAACAG ATGCAGTTCCCGGCCTGCACCTGTGGCTTGGCTGTCCACCTGCGGGACCCGGGGGTGCCAGCAGGCCCAGGCGCCACGCAGGACCAGTGGGAGCACCCA GTCTCTTCTCAGAAAAGAAGCCCCCCCAGTAGGAGCAGTCCCCTGCAGAACACTGGAGCAGGGGGACCTGGCCAGGGTGCTGGTGTGTCTTCTCCACTCCTGCACCCCATCAGCTCCACTGCTCAGCTGGGCCCTGATCCCACGGGCTCAGACAGAGGAAAAGTTTCTGGCCACCGAGATCCTGATGTGCCGGAGGGGCCAGTTTCTCAACAGCCCGATCCAGTTCCTCCACAGGACAGCTGGAGCCGCTGA